A window of the Butyricimonas virosa genome harbors these coding sequences:
- the mfd gene encoding transcription-repair coupling factor, with the protein MEARELLDLFQGHPVVQEIVNRLRKQTRAKIKLENGIGSLVAFIAAAVGREMKGLQLFVLNDKEEAAYFYNDLLTFYDEENVRFLPSSFRRSGNFEDKDNDSILVRTEVLNALTAKEVGMVVTYTEAMAEKVVSKKMLADMSMPVIKGNKLSITFLESLLGEYGFERNDFVYEPGQFSIRGSIVDVYSFAEERPVRMDFFGDEVESIRYFDVETQLSEQLIDKVVIVPDLSESTDKNDNVGLTEFLGKEATWWMKNSLLIHDRINSLKELDAGEFLITSDSLFRTIDGNSVVEWGPELFFRGEVIRLEAEVQPAVNKQFDLLAGHLLDKQMDRYTVYLCSTNDMQLQRLRDIFSDKGHEVNFVPVEGTIHEGFSDAQIKVCIYTEHQIFDRYQKYRLKTSQIRKGRESITVSELQNLHPGDYVVHIDHGIGRFGGLTKIDNDGKIQEAIRLVYKNNSELYVSLHSLHKISKYKGKDGEPPTVSKLGGEAWNKLKQRTKSRVKDIARELIALYAKRRREEAYAFSKDSFLQDEMEASFMYEETPDQMKAIEAVKADMESPHVMDRLVCGDVGFGKTEVAIRAAFKAVADSKQVAVLVPTTVLAYQHYNTFKKRLEGMPCRIEYISRMKKSADIKRILKDLEAGKVDIIIGTHRLTSNDIKFKDLGLLVIDEEQKFGVAVKEKLKRLKLNVDTITMTATPIPRTLQFSLMGARDMSIIRTAPPNRYPIVTELHRFDEKVIKDAISYEVSRGGQVFFIHNRVDNIRDIQYMIHRLIPGIKSCVGHGQMSGEELETVMHDFVRGDYDVLIATTIVESGLDIPNANTIIINQAQNYGLSDLHQLRGRVGRSNRKAFCYLLAPPLELVNADARRRLKAIEDFSGLGSGFNIAMQDLDIRGAGNILGGEQSGFIAEVGYETYQRILNEALVELRDEEFPELQKEHPDEPEVFASDCVIDTDFALLIPDTYVENVSERIRLYRELDNIANEEALQRFEIEMKDRFGEIPASVVGLMEVVRIRQRCIGLGIERLMVKNNKMIVYFISDQNSPFYASPVFSELLKFIQKQVIPCKISEKNDKLSLVFTNIADINRVSEITREMRDFAYGNN; encoded by the coding sequence GTACGTTTTCTGCCTTCCTCGTTTCGGCGTTCCGGTAATTTTGAAGATAAAGATAACGATTCAATCCTGGTTCGGACAGAGGTGCTGAATGCCTTGACGGCAAAGGAGGTGGGGATGGTGGTCACTTACACGGAGGCGATGGCCGAGAAGGTGGTGAGTAAGAAGATGTTGGCCGATATGTCGATGCCCGTGATCAAGGGAAACAAGCTGTCGATAACGTTTTTGGAGTCGTTGTTGGGAGAGTACGGTTTCGAACGGAATGATTTCGTGTATGAACCCGGACAGTTTTCTATCCGGGGGAGTATAGTGGATGTTTATTCTTTTGCGGAAGAGCGTCCGGTGCGAATGGACTTTTTCGGGGATGAGGTGGAAAGTATTCGTTATTTTGATGTAGAGACACAGCTTTCCGAACAGTTGATTGACAAGGTGGTGATCGTACCCGATTTGAGTGAGTCAACGGATAAGAATGATAACGTGGGATTGACCGAGTTTCTTGGGAAAGAGGCCACGTGGTGGATGAAGAATTCCTTGTTGATTCATGATCGCATTAATTCGTTAAAAGAGCTGGATGCCGGGGAGTTCCTGATCACGTCGGATAGTTTGTTCCGGACGATCGATGGGAACAGCGTGGTGGAGTGGGGACCGGAGTTGTTTTTCCGTGGGGAGGTGATTCGTTTGGAGGCGGAGGTGCAACCGGCCGTGAACAAGCAGTTCGATTTGCTGGCAGGGCATTTGCTAGACAAGCAGATGGATCGCTACACGGTTTATCTTTGTTCCACGAACGATATGCAGCTTCAGCGGTTGCGAGATATTTTCTCGGACAAGGGACATGAGGTGAATTTTGTACCCGTGGAGGGAACGATTCACGAGGGATTCAGCGATGCCCAGATCAAGGTGTGTATTTACACGGAACATCAGATTTTCGATCGTTACCAGAAATACCGTTTGAAGACTTCGCAGATTCGGAAAGGGCGGGAGTCCATCACGGTTAGCGAGTTGCAGAACCTGCATCCCGGTGATTACGTGGTGCATATCGATCACGGGATCGGGCGTTTCGGCGGGTTGACGAAGATTGATAATGACGGGAAGATTCAGGAGGCCATACGTTTGGTATATAAAAATAATTCCGAATTGTATGTGAGTCTCCATTCATTGCATAAAATTTCCAAGTACAAGGGGAAGGATGGTGAACCGCCAACTGTGAGTAAGTTGGGCGGGGAGGCCTGGAATAAATTAAAACAGCGAACCAAGTCGAGGGTAAAGGATATTGCCCGGGAGTTAATAGCCCTGTATGCCAAGCGCAGGCGAGAGGAGGCTTATGCTTTCTCGAAAGATAGTTTTTTGCAGGACGAGATGGAGGCATCCTTTATGTACGAGGAAACACCGGATCAGATGAAGGCGATCGAGGCGGTAAAAGCGGACATGGAAAGTCCTCACGTGATGGACCGTTTGGTTTGTGGGGACGTGGGATTCGGAAAAACGGAAGTCGCTATTCGTGCGGCGTTCAAGGCGGTGGCTGATAGTAAGCAGGTGGCTGTGTTAGTGCCGACGACGGTTTTGGCTTATCAACATTATAATACTTTCAAGAAACGTTTGGAGGGGATGCCTTGCCGGATCGAGTATATCAGCCGGATGAAAAAAAGTGCTGATATTAAGCGGATTTTGAAAGATTTGGAAGCGGGGAAGGTGGATATTATCATCGGAACGCATCGTTTGACAAGCAATGATATAAAATTTAAGGACCTCGGTTTGCTGGTGATTGATGAGGAGCAGAAGTTTGGGGTGGCGGTGAAGGAGAAGTTGAAACGTTTGAAATTGAATGTGGATACCATTACCATGACGGCGACACCGATCCCGCGGACGCTGCAATTTTCGTTGATGGGGGCGAGGGATATGTCGATTATCCGTACGGCCCCGCCTAATCGTTACCCGATTGTGACGGAGTTGCATCGTTTTGATGAGAAAGTGATTAAGGATGCGATTTCTTACGAGGTGAGCCGTGGAGGACAGGTGTTTTTTATCCATAACCGGGTGGATAATATCCGGGATATTCAATATATGATTCATCGTTTGATTCCCGGTATTAAGAGTTGTGTGGGACATGGGCAGATGAGCGGGGAGGAGTTGGAGACGGTGATGCATGATTTCGTGCGGGGAGATTACGACGTGTTGATAGCCACGACGATCGTGGAGTCGGGGTTGGATATTCCTAATGCGAATACTATTATTATTAACCAGGCCCAAAATTACGGATTGAGTGATTTACACCAGTTGCGGGGACGGGTGGGGCGTTCCAACCGGAAGGCTTTTTGTTATTTGCTGGCCCCACCCTTGGAATTAGTGAATGCGGATGCCCGGAGACGGTTGAAGGCAATCGAGGATTTCAGCGGTTTGGGGAGTGGGTTCAATATTGCCATGCAGGATTTGGATATTCGTGGGGCCGGGAATATTCTAGGTGGAGAGCAATCTGGTTTTATCGCAGAGGTGGGTTACGAGACGTATCAACGGATTCTGAATGAGGCTTTGGTGGAACTGAGGGACGAGGAGTTTCCCGAATTGCAGAAGGAGCATCCGGATGAACCGGAGGTGTTTGCCTCGGATTGTGTGATCGACACGGATTTTGCTTTGTTAATCCCCGATACTTACGTGGAGAACGTGAGCGAACGAATCCGCTTGTACCGGGAGTTGGATAATATTGCGAACGAAGAGGCTTTGCAGCGTTTCGAGATAGAGATGAAGGATCGCTTTGGCGAGATTCCCGCTTCGGTTGTCGGGTTGATGGAAGTGGTCCGGATTCGTCAGAGATGTATAGGCTTGGGAATTGAGCGGTTGATGGTGAAGAATAACAAGATGATTGTTTATTTTATCAGTGACCAGAATTCGCCATTCTATGCCTCTCCCGTGTTTAGCGAGCTATTGAAATTTATACAGAAACAGGTGATCCCTTGCAAGATCAGCGAAAAGAATGATAAGTTGAGTCTGGTTTTCACGAATATTGCCGATATTAATCGGGTATCGGAAATCACGCGGGAGATGCGAGACTTTGCTTATGGTAATAATTAA
- a CDS encoding type III pantothenate kinase, whose product MNLIVDIGNTRTKYAVFDEGDWVECGLGLPEVYDLATSYRKNGKAVNLILSSTGAISAEVRERLREVSTFFCEVSSEIPLPIRLGYDTPKTLGVDRIAGCVGGAFLFPGRELLVIDSGTAITYDFVSADGEFRGGNISPGLGIRFRALNEFTASLPLVKCSMEHGYVGKNTHDAILNGVMNGILFEVRGYIDELLRNNPFAVVIITGGGSEYLKKNLKRTVFFEDKLVITGLNRILEYQKTVNYT is encoded by the coding sequence ATGAATCTAATTGTTGATATTGGAAATACACGAACCAAGTATGCCGTTTTTGATGAAGGCGATTGGGTGGAGTGTGGATTGGGATTGCCGGAAGTGTACGATCTGGCGACGAGTTATCGAAAAAACGGGAAGGCGGTAAACTTGATTTTGTCGAGTACGGGTGCCATCTCGGCGGAGGTTCGGGAAAGATTGCGGGAGGTTTCTACTTTCTTTTGTGAAGTGTCATCGGAAATTCCCTTGCCGATACGATTGGGATATGATACCCCGAAGACATTGGGCGTTGATCGGATTGCCGGTTGCGTGGGTGGGGCCTTCCTTTTTCCGGGTAGGGAGTTGCTGGTGATTGATTCCGGTACGGCGATCACGTATGATTTTGTCAGTGCGGATGGGGAGTTCCGGGGAGGGAATATTTCTCCGGGTTTGGGTATCCGTTTCCGGGCGCTAAACGAGTTCACTGCGAGCCTTCCATTGGTGAAGTGTTCCATGGAACACGGGTATGTCGGAAAGAATACGCATGATGCGATTTTGAACGGAGTGATGAATGGTATACTTTTTGAAGTAAGAGGGTATATAGATGAGTTGCTCCGAAATAATCCCTTTGCCGTGGTAATTATAACGGGTGGCGGAAGTGAATATCTGAAAAAAAACTTGAAACGGACCGTTTTTTTTGAAGACAAGTTGGTGATCACGGGTTTAAACAGAATTTTAGAATACCAAAAAACGGTTAATTATACATGA
- a CDS encoding tetratricopeptide repeat protein has translation MKKIAVIAFGMLLFILPTKAQTLESQYGLDSANTILNASLYTEYWKQKNYEEALPSWRYVFLNAPAFQLNTYIRGEDIIEYMIQKTKKKEYVDTLMMLFDRRLQYMAKKSREGYVLGKKGMAQVKYSNGDINMLKAGFDNLMKSYELEGEGTPPQLIHATFEVGCGLVQKNQLSQEEFINLYMKFSDFADKRLASGEKGCDNFAVCKSALDAIFFESGYADCNTLAGLLNQKYEANKDSLPVLKEISSILRRRECTDLPLYATVAEKIYQQEPSADAAYSLAMMFFSKQDIAKFEQYLKEAINKSDDPKAKADYNYKLAQVYLSKKNYPSAKKYALDALKTNPNMGDAYITIGLAYAVSSNDYEGDEFDKRTVFWAAVDKFVKAKQVDPSVAAKANEYIERYSPHFPTKDEAFFRDITAGKSVKVGGWINETTTARFRD, from the coding sequence ATGAAAAAGATTGCTGTTATAGCATTTGGAATGCTTCTATTCATTCTACCGACGAAAGCGCAAACGTTGGAGTCACAGTATGGATTGGATAGTGCGAATACGATTCTGAATGCTTCTCTGTACACGGAATACTGGAAACAGAAAAATTACGAAGAAGCGTTGCCCTCTTGGAGGTACGTTTTCTTGAACGCACCTGCATTTCAATTAAATACCTATATCCGGGGGGAAGACATTATTGAGTACATGATTCAAAAGACGAAAAAGAAAGAGTACGTGGATACTTTAATGATGCTTTTTGACCGTCGTCTTCAATACATGGCAAAAAAGAGTCGTGAAGGATATGTTCTTGGGAAAAAAGGTATGGCTCAAGTGAAATATTCCAATGGGGATATTAATATGTTGAAAGCCGGGTTTGATAACTTGATGAAGTCGTATGAATTGGAAGGAGAAGGAACTCCGCCCCAGTTGATCCATGCCACTTTTGAAGTCGGTTGTGGGTTGGTACAAAAAAATCAGTTATCTCAGGAAGAATTCATTAATTTGTACATGAAATTCTCTGATTTTGCGGACAAACGTTTGGCATCGGGTGAAAAAGGATGTGATAATTTTGCCGTATGTAAATCTGCATTGGATGCCATTTTCTTCGAGTCCGGGTATGCTGATTGTAATACATTGGCCGGTTTGTTGAATCAGAAATACGAGGCGAATAAAGATAGTCTGCCTGTTTTGAAAGAAATTTCTTCTATTTTGAGAAGACGTGAATGTACCGATTTACCGTTGTACGCTACAGTCGCCGAGAAGATTTATCAACAGGAACCGAGTGCCGATGCCGCTTACAGTTTGGCCATGATGTTCTTCTCAAAACAAGATATTGCGAAATTCGAGCAATATTTGAAGGAAGCTATCAATAAATCAGATGATCCGAAAGCTAAAGCAGATTATAATTACAAGCTGGCACAGGTGTATTTGTCAAAGAAAAATTATCCGTCAGCAAAAAAATATGCTTTAGATGCTTTGAAGACGAACCCGAACATGGGTGATGCTTACATCACGATCGGTTTGGCTTATGCGGTAAGTAGTAATGATTATGAAGGAGATGAGTTTGATAAACGTACCGTATTCTGGGCTGCCGTGGATAAATTTGTGAAAGCTAAACAAGTTGATCCGTCAGTAGCGGCAAAGGCTAACGAATATATTGAACGGTATTCCCCTCACTTCCCGACGAAGGACGAGGCTTTCTTCCGTGATATTACGGCAGGAAAAAGCGTGAAAGTCGGTGGATGGATAAACGAGACAACGACTGCTAGATTTAGAGATTAA
- the lptC gene encoding LPS export ABC transporter periplasmic protein LptC, with translation MIFLYRALKIKSITVLVLGTVMLFSCKTNMKDVDAIGNRNGMPEMSGENMELFYSDSALLKYKVITPLYNKYNQDDKKYDEFPKGIHAELYEKDGSMVGSITSKYAKKLEEEMLWELRNEVVVINAEGKKLETDLMYWDMKKEIVYSDRYSRLTSGDQIIEGNKGFKSDQSLKNPVFNKITGVVEIENKP, from the coding sequence ATGATTTTTCTATATCGAGCATTAAAAATTAAAAGCATTACCGTCCTTGTTTTAGGGACGGTAATGCTCTTTTCGTGTAAAACGAATATGAAGGATGTGGATGCGATCGGGAACCGGAACGGTATGCCTGAAATGTCCGGGGAGAATATGGAGTTATTTTATTCCGATTCCGCGTTGTTGAAATATAAAGTAATAACCCCTCTTTATAATAAATATAATCAGGACGACAAGAAGTATGATGAATTCCCGAAAGGAATACATGCGGAATTGTACGAGAAGGACGGTAGTATGGTCGGTTCTATCACATCAAAGTACGCGAAGAAGTTGGAAGAGGAGATGCTGTGGGAATTGCGTAACGAGGTAGTTGTGATTAATGCCGAAGGGAAGAAGTTGGAAACCGACTTGATGTACTGGGATATGAAAAAAGAGATTGTTTATTCCGATCGTTATTCCCGGCTTACTTCCGGGGACCAGATTATAGAGGGGAATAAAGGTTTCAAGTCGGATCAGTCCTTGAAAAATCCGGTCTTTAACAAGATCACGGGAGTGGTAGAAATTGAAAATAAACCTTAA
- a CDS encoding hemolysin family protein, whose protein sequence is MSGFVAILICLVLSAFFSGMEIAFMASNKLRIEIDKSNKGITQKLIDLFVSNSGMYITTILVGNNVVMVIYGIFMSDYLDPRLEGVGISLGLRMILVTLISTLIMLVTGEFFPKAVFRLRPNVFLRVFAIPVFLFYILFFPISYFSVWFGGLLLRIFTGRKLTHKEENRAFGKIDLNNLIEEGETGGEENEDEHDIKLFRNALDFSEVKLRECIVPRPDIVALSIDGSLDELRELFVKTGLSRILIYRDSIDNVIGYVHSSALFHHPETVKKAVSKILIVPETMSALRLLNLFTKEQKSVAVVVDEFGVTAGMVTIEDIMEEIFGEIEDEHDRLNLKEEQVAPDEYIFSGRLEVDYLNEKYDLNLPENEEYETLAGLILYYNEDIPEEGERISIEDISFEIVSVKSARIEEVRVKI, encoded by the coding sequence ATGTCAGGATTTGTTGCCATATTGATCTGTCTGGTTTTATCTGCATTCTTTTCGGGAATGGAAATTGCCTTTATGGCTTCCAATAAACTCCGGATCGAGATTGATAAATCGAACAAGGGTATCACGCAGAAGTTAATCGATCTTTTTGTTTCCAATTCGGGAATGTATATCACCACGATTCTGGTAGGGAATAACGTGGTGATGGTTATTTATGGTATCTTTATGTCCGATTATCTTGATCCTAGGTTGGAGGGTGTCGGAATTTCGCTGGGATTGCGCATGATTCTCGTGACGTTGATCTCGACGTTGATCATGCTGGTGACGGGAGAGTTTTTCCCGAAAGCCGTGTTCCGTTTGAGGCCGAATGTGTTTTTGCGGGTATTCGCTATTCCGGTATTTTTGTTTTATATCCTGTTTTTCCCGATCTCGTATTTCTCCGTGTGGTTCGGAGGATTGTTGCTGAGGATATTTACCGGACGCAAACTGACGCATAAAGAGGAAAATCGGGCTTTTGGCAAGATAGATTTAAATAATTTGATAGAAGAGGGTGAGACCGGGGGAGAAGAAAATGAGGACGAACACGATATTAAATTGTTCCGGAATGCGTTGGATTTTTCGGAAGTGAAATTGAGGGAATGTATTGTTCCCCGTCCGGATATTGTGGCCTTGTCGATAGATGGCAGTCTGGATGAGTTGAGGGAACTATTTGTAAAAACGGGGTTGTCTCGGATATTGATTTATCGGGATTCGATTGATAACGTGATCGGTTATGTACATTCATCTGCCTTGTTTCATCATCCCGAAACAGTGAAGAAGGCGGTGAGCAAAATATTGATTGTTCCCGAGACCATGTCGGCCTTGAGGTTGTTGAATCTTTTCACGAAGGAACAGAAAAGCGTGGCGGTCGTGGTTGATGAATTTGGCGTAACGGCCGGGATGGTTACGATTGAAGATATTATGGAGGAGATTTTCGGGGAGATCGAGGATGAGCATGACCGTTTGAATCTGAAAGAAGAACAGGTCGCTCCCGATGAATATATTTTCTCCGGCCGTCTTGAAGTGGATTATCTGAATGAAAAATATGATTTGAATCTTCCGGAGAATGAGGAGTACGAGACTTTGGCCGGGTTGATTCTTTATTACAATGAGGATATCCCGGAAGAGGGAGAACGCATCTCTATTGAGGATATATCTTTTGAAATCGTAAGTGTCAAGAGTGCCCGGATTGAGGAGGTTCGGGTAAAGATATAA
- a CDS encoding mannose-1-phosphate guanylyltransferase, with amino-acid sequence MNKNSYCVIMAGGLGKRFWPVSTRACPKQFCDILNVGKSFLRQTFERANQIFDTQNIFIVTGTAYEELTKQQIPEIPSENILKEPFGKNTAPCVAYAAYRIARVNPHASMVVVPSDHFITNDAVYLDNIQKGISFVEQFGGLLTIGINPTRPETGYGYIQIKKNKFSEFISKVKTFTEKPDKELAKVFLESGDFLWNAGIFIWKVEDIIEEFKTYLEDMYLLFEQEYKNVENPDSPENIAHIYGQCRNISIDFGIMEKSAKVYVMKGEFGWSDVGTWHSFHEISPKDENNNVSNSEQVRLIETKECIINVPQDKKVIIEGIENCIIAENNDILMICHRDHEDNIRHFDDMLKHTTKELN; translated from the coding sequence ATGAATAAAAACTCATATTGCGTTATAATGGCCGGCGGTCTCGGAAAACGTTTCTGGCCCGTGAGTACGAGAGCCTGTCCGAAACAATTTTGTGACATCTTAAATGTCGGGAAAAGTTTCCTCCGTCAAACCTTTGAAAGAGCAAATCAAATTTTTGATACCCAAAATATATTCATTGTTACAGGTACCGCCTACGAAGAGCTGACGAAACAGCAAATCCCGGAAATTCCTTCCGAGAATATTCTGAAAGAACCTTTCGGCAAGAACACCGCCCCATGCGTGGCTTATGCGGCCTACCGGATTGCCCGGGTTAACCCGCACGCAAGCATGGTTGTTGTCCCTTCCGACCATTTTATCACGAATGACGCAGTCTACCTTGACAACATTCAGAAAGGGATTTCTTTCGTTGAACAGTTCGGCGGATTACTTACCATCGGTATCAATCCAACCCGCCCGGAAACAGGATACGGGTATATCCAGATCAAGAAAAACAAGTTCTCCGAATTCATATCCAAGGTTAAAACGTTCACCGAAAAACCGGACAAGGAACTGGCAAAAGTTTTTTTGGAATCGGGTGATTTCCTTTGGAATGCCGGGATATTTATCTGGAAAGTAGAAGATATTATCGAAGAGTTCAAAACATACCTCGAAGATATGTATTTATTATTCGAGCAGGAATATAAAAATGTGGAGAACCCGGATTCTCCCGAAAATATCGCTCACATCTACGGACAATGCCGTAATATTTCCATCGACTTCGGTATCATGGAGAAATCCGCAAAAGTCTATGTCATGAAAGGTGAGTTCGGTTGGTCCGATGTCGGCACGTGGCACTCGTTCCATGAAATCAGCCCGAAAGACGAGAATAACAATGTATCCAACAGCGAACAAGTCCGCTTAATCGAAACAAAAGAATGTATTATTAACGTTCCCCAAGACAAGAAAGTCATTATTGAAGGGATCGAGAATTGTATCATCGCGGAAAATAATGACATTCTAATGATCTGCCACCGGGATCACGAGGATAACATCCGGCATTTCGACGATATGCTAAAACATACAACAAAGGAGCTTAATTAA
- a CDS encoding MlaE family ABC transporter permease, whose translation MKVLDKIGAYILFMGRIFTKPEKKKVYLKELTNELEKLGLNSVMLVMIISFFIGAVLTLQTAYNMSSPLLPRYLIGYLTRETLLLEFSSTIVSLILAGKIGSNIASEIGSMKITEQIEALEVMGVNSVSYLVGPKIAAALVVNPVLYIFSVFIGIIGGILSGLASGVVNYDDYIHGLHFAFNPYYVTYSIVKTLFFAVIFTSIPAFYGYNVQGGALEVGKASTKAVVDSSIAILLVNLILTKILL comes from the coding sequence ATGAAAGTATTAGATAAGATAGGAGCTTACATATTGTTTATGGGGCGTATCTTCACGAAACCTGAGAAGAAGAAAGTTTATTTAAAAGAATTGACTAACGAGTTGGAGAAGTTGGGGTTGAATTCCGTGATGTTGGTGATGATTATTTCTTTCTTTATCGGGGCGGTGTTGACGCTGCAAACGGCTTACAATATGTCAAGTCCTCTGCTACCTCGCTATCTGATCGGTTATTTGACCCGGGAGACGTTATTGCTAGAGTTCTCGTCGACGATCGTGAGCTTGATTTTGGCCGGGAAGATTGGTAGTAATATCGCATCCGAGATCGGTAGTATGAAAATCACGGAACAGATCGAGGCGCTGGAGGTGATGGGAGTGAATTCCGTTTCATATTTGGTGGGGCCGAAGATTGCAGCGGCCTTGGTGGTAAATCCGGTGCTTTATATATTCAGCGTGTTTATCGGTATTATCGGAGGGATCCTGTCGGGGTTGGCATCTGGTGTGGTGAACTATGATGATTATATACACGGGTTGCATTTTGCATTCAATCCTTACTACGTGACCTATTCTATTGTCAAAACTTTGTTTTTTGCCGTGATATTTACTTCTATTCCTGCCTTCTACGGGTATAACGTGCAGGGAGGGGCGCTGGAAGTCGGTAAGGCGAGTACGAAAGCTGTGGTGGATAGTAGTATTGCCATCCTGCTTGTAAACTTGATATTAACCAAAATATTATTGTAA
- a CDS encoding ABC transporter ATP-binding protein, giving the protein MIRAEGVCKSFDKKEVLTDIDAVFEPGKVNLIIGKSGSGKTVLLKSLIGLHSIDKGKIFYNDRDITVMNNKQIKDIRKELGVVFQGGALFDSLSVLENVKFPLNLFSSMTEKEKTERAIFCLNRVNLNNVENLYPAEISGGMKKRVAIARAIVLQPKYLFCDEPNSGLDPLTSIVIDNLLSELTHEYDMTTVINTHDMNSVFEIGEKVLFIHEGHKEWEGSNEEIMYTNNKALNEFLFSSKLNRMVREKLEKKSEE; this is encoded by the coding sequence ATGATACGGGCGGAAGGGGTATGTAAGTCATTTGATAAAAAAGAGGTGTTGACGGATATTGATGCCGTTTTCGAACCGGGAAAGGTAAATTTGATTATCGGGAAGAGTGGTTCCGGGAAGACCGTGTTATTAAAGTCGTTGATTGGCTTGCACTCGATTGATAAAGGAAAGATATTCTATAATGATCGAGATATTACCGTGATGAATAACAAACAGATAAAGGATATTCGGAAGGAACTGGGAGTGGTTTTTCAAGGCGGGGCATTGTTTGATTCGCTTTCCGTGTTGGAGAACGTGAAGTTCCCGTTAAATCTGTTTTCCTCGATGACGGAAAAGGAGAAAACGGAGCGGGCTATTTTCTGTCTCAATCGGGTGAACCTGAATAACGTGGAGAATCTTTATCCTGCGGAGATCAGTGGAGGAATGAAAAAGCGAGTGGCTATTGCCCGGGCTATTGTCTTGCAGCCTAAATACTTGTTTTGTGACGAGCCGAATTCCGGTTTGGATCCTTTGACCTCGATCGTGATTGATAATCTGTTGTCCGAGTTGACACATGAATATGATATGACCACGGTTATAAACACGCACGATATGAACTCGGTTTTCGAGATCGGGGAAAAGGTGTTGTTTATCCATGAAGGACACAAAGAATGGGAAGGCAGTAACGAAGAGATCATGTACACGAACAACAAGGCATTGAACGAATTTCTGTTCTCGTCGAAGTTGAATAGGATGGTGCGGGAGAAACTAGAAAAAAAGAGCGAGGAATAA